A single window of Actinoallomurus bryophytorum DNA harbors:
- a CDS encoding DUF885 family protein — protein sequence MDALPARLRAVCDLLMPLVREGAGRHEYDGRLPDYSVPGVRDALTRVGAGERLDDPHDEAHLRAFESLLRTTYGELELHRRNPLDHLEALDLACYEREYAPAAEREAARLRHLAGWPEAADAAVRTLDLVPAPVATALLGAIRGLSAGIPADSGETGAKARAAHARLVAHIEHLAEHGDPDAALGADALTRLMGTPEALDLDLGGLAAEADRERDRLIERLTESCARLDPAKPPLELCRELVRDHPDIDGVLEASRHWTERALEFSRERDLVPYHDGECRVGLSPESRRWGMAMMSWAAPGEPDAPSWYHISPPDPSWPEEDIEDWLQVFSATTLPGVTVHEVAPGHYSHGRALRHAPTAVRRTLYSWAFVEGWAHYAEELCVEEGFLADDPRFEIGVWLEALVRVTRLACAIGVHSGEMTVEDGTRRFAADTHLAGSAARAEAARAVFDPTYGRYTHGKLEILRLRERARAEWGAGYSHPRFHRAMLELGAPPLGLLGTALGHPPRI from the coding sequence ATGGATGCTCTGCCGGCGCGGCTCCGTGCGGTCTGCGATCTCCTCATGCCCCTCGTACGCGAGGGGGCGGGCCGGCACGAGTACGACGGCCGCCTGCCCGACTACTCGGTGCCCGGCGTACGGGACGCGCTGACCCGCGTCGGGGCAGGTGAGCGTCTCGACGATCCGCACGACGAGGCGCATCTCCGGGCGTTCGAGTCGCTTCTGCGGACCACGTACGGCGAGCTGGAGCTGCATCGTCGTAACCCGCTCGACCACCTGGAAGCGCTCGACCTGGCCTGTTACGAGCGTGAGTACGCACCGGCCGCCGAGCGCGAGGCGGCGCGGCTGCGGCACCTGGCGGGCTGGCCGGAAGCGGCCGACGCCGCCGTGCGTACGCTCGACCTGGTCCCGGCGCCGGTCGCCACGGCGCTGCTCGGCGCCATCCGCGGCCTGTCCGCCGGCATACCCGCCGACTCCGGCGAGACCGGCGCCAAGGCACGGGCGGCGCACGCCCGGCTCGTCGCGCACATCGAGCACCTCGCCGAACACGGCGACCCGGACGCCGCGCTCGGCGCGGACGCGCTGACCCGGCTGATGGGCACCCCGGAGGCCCTCGACCTCGACCTCGGCGGCCTGGCAGCCGAGGCCGACCGCGAACGCGACCGGCTGATCGAGCGCCTGACCGAGTCCTGCGCGCGCCTCGACCCCGCGAAGCCGCCGCTGGAGCTGTGCCGCGAGCTCGTACGGGACCATCCCGACATCGACGGCGTGCTGGAGGCGTCACGGCACTGGACCGAACGCGCCCTGGAGTTCAGCCGCGAACGCGACCTCGTGCCCTACCACGACGGTGAGTGCCGGGTGGGGCTGTCACCGGAGTCACGCCGGTGGGGCATGGCGATGATGTCCTGGGCGGCGCCGGGCGAACCGGACGCGCCCTCCTGGTACCACATCAGCCCGCCGGACCCCTCCTGGCCGGAGGAGGACATCGAGGACTGGCTGCAGGTGTTCAGCGCGACCACGCTGCCCGGCGTCACGGTGCACGAGGTCGCTCCCGGGCACTACTCCCACGGCCGGGCGCTGCGGCACGCGCCGACGGCGGTGCGCAGGACGCTCTACTCCTGGGCCTTCGTCGAGGGATGGGCGCACTACGCGGAGGAGCTGTGCGTCGAGGAGGGCTTCCTGGCCGACGACCCGAGGTTCGAGATCGGGGTGTGGCTGGAGGCGCTGGTACGCGTGACGCGCCTCGCCTGCGCGATCGGCGTGCACAGCGGGGAGATGACGGTCGAGGACGGCACGCGCCGCTTCGCCGCCGACACCCACCTCGCGGGTTCGGCGGCGCGCGCCGAGGCCGCTCGCGCGGTGTTCGACCCGACCTACGGCAGGTACACCCACGGCAAGCTGGAGATCCTGCGGCTGCGCGAACGCGCACGCGCGGAGTGGGGCGCCGGCTACTCGCACCCGCGCTTCCACCGCGCGATGCTCGAGCTCGGCGCGCCGCCCCTCGGCCTGCTGGGCACGGCTCTCGGCCACCCGCCCAGGATCTGA
- a CDS encoding sulfatase-like hydrolase/transferase → MKRFAALTIAACLALASCRADASERSSQQTAAQAAAQARGRPNVIFVLTDDLATNLVAYMPKVQQMQRQGTSFGNYFVTDSLCCPSRSTTFTGKFPHNTGVFTNTGADGGYQAFNAHGDQRQTFATALKSAGYRTAMMGKYLNGYQPADPVPPGWSEWDVAGNGYPEYDYSLNENGKVVQYGHRPGDYLTDVLNRKGQDFIARSAKAGQPFMMELATFAPHGPATPAPRDANKFPDLKAPRGPAFNEADMSDKPKWIKDRPALNQKQTNRIDLAFRKRARAVQAVDKMLGDLQAALKKNGVDRDTYIVFGSDNGFHMGDHRLMPGKQTAFDTDINVPLVVTGPGVAAGHKSTVLAQNTDLCPTFEALGGAKVPDSVDGRSLVPFFKGDAVRDTRDAVLVEHHGPGQAADDPDKQTGAMGDPPSYEAVRTDHDVYVEYADGEREYYDVRKDPNELDNAVSRVPAERLTQLKSMLHRLEKCSGKACR, encoded by the coding sequence ATGAAGCGGTTCGCGGCACTGACGATCGCGGCCTGCCTGGCGCTCGCCTCATGCCGGGCGGACGCCTCCGAGCGGAGCTCACAACAGACGGCGGCCCAGGCTGCGGCCCAGGCGCGGGGCCGGCCGAACGTCATCTTCGTCCTCACCGACGACCTCGCGACCAACCTCGTCGCGTACATGCCCAAGGTCCAGCAGATGCAGCGGCAGGGCACGTCGTTCGGTAACTACTTCGTGACCGACTCCCTGTGCTGCCCCTCACGGTCGACGACGTTCACCGGCAAGTTCCCGCACAACACCGGCGTCTTCACCAACACCGGCGCGGACGGCGGCTACCAGGCGTTCAATGCCCACGGTGACCAGCGGCAGACCTTCGCGACCGCGCTCAAGTCGGCTGGCTACCGCACCGCCATGATGGGCAAGTATCTCAACGGCTACCAGCCTGCCGACCCGGTGCCGCCCGGCTGGAGCGAGTGGGACGTCGCCGGCAACGGCTACCCCGAGTACGACTACTCGCTGAACGAGAACGGCAAGGTCGTCCAGTACGGCCACCGGCCGGGCGACTACCTGACCGACGTGCTGAACCGCAAGGGGCAGGACTTCATCGCCCGGTCGGCCAAGGCGGGTCAGCCGTTCATGATGGAACTGGCGACGTTCGCCCCGCACGGCCCGGCCACACCCGCGCCGCGTGACGCGAACAAGTTCCCCGACCTCAAGGCGCCGCGCGGCCCCGCGTTCAACGAGGCCGACATGTCCGACAAGCCCAAGTGGATCAAGGACCGCCCCGCACTGAACCAGAAGCAGACCAACCGGATCGACCTGGCGTTCCGCAAGCGGGCGCGCGCCGTGCAGGCGGTCGACAAGATGCTCGGTGACCTGCAGGCGGCCCTGAAGAAGAACGGCGTCGACCGTGACACCTACATCGTGTTCGGTTCCGACAACGGCTTCCACATGGGTGATCACCGGCTCATGCCGGGCAAGCAGACGGCGTTCGACACCGACATCAACGTGCCTCTCGTGGTCACCGGACCGGGTGTCGCGGCCGGCCACAAGTCCACCGTGCTCGCGCAGAACACCGACCTGTGCCCGACCTTCGAGGCCCTCGGCGGAGCGAAGGTGCCGGACTCGGTGGACGGCCGCTCGCTCGTGCCGTTCTTCAAGGGTGACGCTGTGCGGGACACGCGTGACGCGGTCCTGGTCGAACACCACGGTCCCGGCCAGGCGGCGGACGACCCGGACAAGCAGACCGGGGCGATGGGCGACCCGCCGAGCTACGAGGCGGTCCGCACCGACCATGACGTGTACGTGGAGTACGCCGACGGCGAGCGGGAGTACTACGACGTCCGCAAGGATCCGAACGAGCTCGACAACGCCGTGTCCCGCGTGCCGGCCGAGCGGCTGACGCAGCTCAAGTCGATGCTGCACCGGCTGGAGAAGTGCTCCGGCAAGGCGTGCCGCTGA
- a CDS encoding MinD/ParA family ATP-binding protein — MTDATWPVVVGEDWQAKVLEELNVEPGMTVFPAEAPAAEAPVAEAPSVDGHPQASPHPAVPEPAQPPEPARPPEPGPSIPASASKGSSTLSPPVLARPEEPDGPAPNGRAPNANPAPQPPADLPSGPPAYEAPPSTRWDVVVQGPGTGIPPEPYVDGQSPWGNAPPQPVSPPQHYQQPVPPPPEPPEPGRAMHGDPLLRRVGRGVRRVVGVSAAQDVHDWTAVAAAMQQPVTTIRRIAVSSVRGGAGKTTVAVLIASALARHRQDRVLLIDADPGLGSLPMRFGMTAAPSLRDFAGTRPTSFEEVRPHLTRTDVGLWVLPGARGEMADQPLDLATYASVTSVLERFFTVVVIDCGVGMVGELPEAILASAHACVHVTPATNDGAIGVGRALDWMERNELGGLVPRTMAVFATHAPHARPDLHEAAALLRDNGVGVAYLPYDRHLASGGVLIPSLLAETTRSVALTVAAEAMTRANR, encoded by the coding sequence ATGACCGACGCGACCTGGCCGGTGGTGGTCGGTGAGGACTGGCAGGCGAAGGTCCTCGAGGAGCTGAACGTCGAGCCCGGCATGACCGTCTTCCCCGCGGAGGCACCGGCCGCAGAAGCACCGGTCGCGGAGGCACCGAGCGTCGACGGCCATCCTCAGGCCTCGCCGCATCCGGCCGTGCCCGAGCCCGCGCAGCCTCCCGAGCCCGCGCGGCCTCCCGAGCCCGGACCATCGATCCCGGCGTCCGCGTCGAAGGGGTCGTCCACCCTGTCGCCGCCCGTACTCGCCCGGCCGGAAGAACCCGACGGTCCGGCACCGAACGGCCGTGCCCCGAACGCGAACCCCGCCCCCCAGCCGCCTGCGGACCTACCGTCAGGACCGCCGGCGTACGAAGCACCGCCGTCCACACGGTGGGATGTCGTCGTCCAGGGACCGGGCACGGGGATCCCTCCCGAGCCGTACGTGGACGGGCAGAGCCCCTGGGGAAACGCCCCGCCGCAGCCGGTCAGCCCACCGCAGCACTATCAGCAGCCGGTCCCGCCACCGCCCGAGCCGCCTGAGCCTGGCCGGGCCATGCACGGAGATCCGCTGCTGCGGCGGGTCGGGCGCGGGGTACGGCGCGTGGTCGGCGTGTCCGCCGCGCAGGACGTGCACGACTGGACCGCGGTGGCGGCCGCCATGCAGCAGCCGGTGACGACGATCCGGCGGATCGCGGTGAGCAGTGTCCGCGGGGGAGCCGGCAAGACGACGGTCGCCGTGCTCATCGCGTCCGCGCTCGCCCGGCACCGTCAGGACCGGGTCCTGCTGATCGACGCCGATCCCGGCCTGGGGTCCCTGCCGATGCGCTTCGGCATGACCGCGGCGCCGTCGCTGCGTGACTTCGCGGGGACCCGGCCGACCTCGTTCGAGGAGGTCAGGCCGCACCTCACCCGTACAGACGTGGGCCTGTGGGTATTGCCCGGCGCCCGCGGTGAGATGGCCGACCAGCCGCTCGATCTGGCGACCTACGCGTCCGTGACCTCCGTGCTGGAACGCTTCTTCACGGTCGTCGTGATCGACTGCGGGGTGGGGATGGTCGGAGAGCTGCCGGAGGCGATCCTCGCGAGCGCCCATGCGTGCGTCCATGTCACGCCGGCCACCAACGACGGCGCGATCGGTGTCGGCCGCGCGCTGGACTGGATGGAGCGCAACGAACTCGGGGGACTCGTACCCCGCACGATGGCGGTGTTCGCGACACACGCCCCGCACGCACGGCCCGACCTGCACGAGGCGGCCGCGCTCCTGCGCGACAACGGGGTCGGCGTCGCGTACCTGCCCTATGACCGTCATCTCGCCTCGGGCGGGGTGCTCATCCCCTCACTCCTGGCCGAGACCACGCGCTCGGTCGCGCTCACGGTCGCCGCCGAGGCGATGACCAGAGCGAACCGCTGA
- a CDS encoding DUF6507 family protein produces the protein MAKGWDIDPPGVKSVVTKVAGHVTDGHGGGETLEHHLKDFGDHLENAGNSAASAPIGTALKEFVEHYTPTLKGMATKTGSCIKGAVDATKAYIQGDLEMAAEAQKKAVEAQ, from the coding sequence ATGGCTAAGGGTTGGGACATCGATCCACCCGGGGTCAAGAGTGTCGTGACCAAGGTCGCCGGTCACGTCACCGACGGCCACGGCGGCGGCGAGACGCTCGAACACCATCTCAAGGACTTCGGCGACCATCTCGAGAACGCCGGAAACAGCGCGGCGAGCGCTCCGATCGGCACCGCGCTGAAGGAGTTCGTCGAGCACTACACACCCACCCTGAAAGGGATGGCGACCAAGACCGGCAGCTGCATCAAGGGCGCGGTCGACGCGACGAAGGCCTACATCCAAGGGGATCTTGAAATGGCGGCCGAGGCGCAGAAGAAGGCGGTGGAGGCGCAGTAA
- a CDS encoding pore-forming ESAT-6 family protein codes for MSGDGRRSYDTGASQEAQTNIHVIIGRLETLIGQHDTDVSTAMSDFEATGVSDQYSAKELKWHNAANEVREIIRLVKSTLESNDGTAQNTLTRASSAVEAI; via the coding sequence ATGAGCGGCGACGGACGGCGCAGCTACGACACCGGCGCCTCGCAGGAGGCGCAGACCAACATCCACGTCATCATCGGGCGGCTGGAGACGCTGATCGGCCAGCACGACACCGACGTCTCGACCGCGATGTCCGACTTCGAGGCCACGGGGGTCTCGGACCAGTACAGCGCCAAGGAACTCAAGTGGCACAACGCCGCCAACGAGGTCCGCGAGATCATCCGGCTGGTCAAGAGCACTCTCGAGTCCAACGACGGCACCGCGCAGAACACGCTCACCAGGGCGAGCTCGGCGGTCGAGGCGATCTGA
- a CDS encoding TNT domain-containing protein — MARDYDTQLLESVAVRRRRLRDAVLFGRHRTRRTLDENINKILIGLCLAAVVCAGCVGWSLVKTQLLKQKQQAPQSLPTGPATAPATSAPSAPEVQIPAGWVGTQVTLPMLREALGGAGVPATLYVLPGQSRPAPSRTASYYLLAKTQDGFTAGTVEGRQGRIGAEFSTEDEACRWMYGELVIRETRPTRLSTPEEQQAAQLTAALVQDVKSKIAQSTGAPLAYPLVPGRLVDAFGQESGSTLFPDATPFGQRGLPRSVRVTANPKVPRNYYRYRVVRPFQVNASIVPKGPDGPGGGVRLAVSAELFSEPPGLPTVRWLLRNGYLARVAPETVPK, encoded by the coding sequence GTGGCCCGAGACTACGACACGCAACTCCTGGAGTCGGTGGCCGTACGGCGCCGCCGGCTCCGCGACGCCGTGCTGTTCGGACGGCACCGCACGCGCCGGACGCTCGACGAGAACATCAACAAGATCTTGATCGGCCTGTGCCTGGCCGCGGTCGTGTGCGCGGGCTGCGTGGGCTGGTCGCTCGTCAAGACCCAGCTACTGAAACAGAAGCAACAGGCCCCGCAGTCGCTGCCGACCGGCCCCGCCACCGCTCCGGCGACTTCGGCGCCGAGTGCTCCCGAGGTGCAGATCCCCGCCGGCTGGGTCGGCACCCAGGTGACGCTCCCCATGCTGCGTGAAGCCCTCGGCGGCGCGGGCGTCCCGGCCACGCTCTATGTGCTCCCGGGGCAGAGCCGGCCCGCCCCCTCACGGACCGCCAGCTACTACCTGCTGGCCAAGACGCAGGACGGCTTCACCGCCGGGACCGTGGAGGGCCGTCAGGGTCGGATCGGAGCCGAGTTCAGCACCGAGGACGAGGCATGCCGGTGGATGTACGGCGAACTCGTCATCCGGGAGACTCGTCCGACGCGTCTCAGTACCCCGGAGGAGCAGCAGGCCGCCCAGCTCACGGCCGCGCTCGTCCAGGACGTCAAGAGCAAGATCGCGCAGAGCACCGGCGCTCCCCTCGCCTATCCCCTGGTACCGGGCCGTCTGGTCGACGCGTTCGGCCAGGAGAGCGGGTCCACGCTGTTCCCGGACGCCACCCCCTTCGGCCAGCGCGGGCTCCCCAGGTCCGTGCGGGTCACCGCGAATCCGAAGGTGCCCAGGAACTACTACCGGTACCGGGTGGTCAGGCCGTTCCAGGTGAACGCCTCGATCGTGCCGAAGGGACCCGATGGTCCGGGCGGCGGGGTCCGCCTCGCCGTCAGCGCCGAGCTGTTCTCCGAGCCGCCCGGGCTGCCGACCGTCCGCTGGCTGCTGCGCAACGGCTACCTCGCCCGGGTCGCCCCGGAGACCGTCCCGAAGTAA
- a CDS encoding EsaB/YukD family protein — translation MASWSRVTIVGDQRRVDAVLPAQEPIGALMPDVLQLIGDEVERPPRLRHLVTTAGEVLDGNATLADRRIPDGSILRLVRADEPLPAPVVHEVPEVVADSLDGYAWRWGPRARRWTATVSAATLMLAIGVLLRQRFPEANGLAVVAATALLLLLTGMAVGVRWREPLGTALTLGGGVLAGLAVWFAADVYTWETWARWGGLSVLAALITIGLGLTSPLRGGGTIGGGVALLLAAAGTITAGLGLSGARVAAVLAVASVLVLSLLLRIALMLSGLTSLDDRRSAGGTVTRTDVASSLVSAHRSMVLATVAVAGSVVVAGYGPVVAFDGWTAALSVLLATVVASRARTFPLAIEKIALFGAALWTLVCVAWAWAGHDSWAVAPAIGVLLLASVPPIVVLSTEPPEHVRARLRRIVNRVEAVAVVVMLPVAIGAFGTFERLLDTF, via the coding sequence GTGGCGTCGTGGAGCCGGGTCACGATCGTCGGTGACCAGCGGAGGGTGGACGCCGTCCTGCCCGCGCAGGAGCCGATCGGGGCGCTCATGCCCGACGTGCTGCAACTGATCGGCGACGAGGTGGAGCGCCCGCCACGGCTCCGGCATCTGGTCACCACGGCCGGCGAGGTCCTCGACGGCAACGCCACCCTCGCCGACCGGCGCATTCCCGACGGGTCGATCCTGCGGCTGGTCAGGGCCGACGAGCCGCTGCCGGCGCCGGTGGTGCACGAGGTCCCCGAAGTGGTGGCCGACTCCCTGGACGGTTACGCCTGGCGCTGGGGGCCGCGCGCCCGGCGATGGACCGCCACCGTCAGCGCGGCCACCCTGATGCTCGCCATCGGCGTACTCCTGCGGCAACGGTTCCCCGAGGCGAACGGTCTCGCCGTCGTGGCGGCCACCGCCCTCCTGCTGCTCCTCACCGGCATGGCGGTCGGCGTGAGGTGGCGCGAGCCGCTCGGGACGGCACTGACGCTCGGCGGCGGCGTCCTCGCCGGACTCGCGGTCTGGTTCGCGGCGGACGTCTATACCTGGGAGACCTGGGCCCGCTGGGGCGGTCTGTCCGTCCTGGCGGCCCTGATCACCATCGGGCTCGGGCTGACCTCGCCGCTGCGCGGCGGCGGAACGATCGGCGGCGGGGTGGCGCTGCTCCTCGCCGCCGCCGGGACGATCACCGCCGGGCTGGGGCTGAGCGGTGCCCGCGTGGCCGCCGTGCTCGCGGTCGCCTCCGTGCTCGTACTGAGCCTGCTGCTGCGGATCGCGCTGATGCTGTCCGGGCTCACCTCACTGGACGACCGGCGCAGCGCGGGCGGCACCGTGACCCGTACGGACGTGGCGAGCTCCCTGGTGAGCGCGCATCGGAGCATGGTGCTGGCGACCGTGGCGGTGGCGGGCTCGGTGGTCGTGGCCGGGTACGGCCCGGTCGTCGCCTTCGACGGCTGGACCGCGGCGCTGTCGGTGCTGCTGGCCACCGTCGTCGCCAGCAGGGCGCGTACGTTCCCGCTGGCCATCGAGAAGATCGCGCTGTTCGGTGCCGCCCTCTGGACCCTCGTCTGCGTGGCCTGGGCGTGGGCCGGGCACGACTCATGGGCCGTGGCGCCGGCGATCGGCGTTCTGCTGCTGGCGTCGGTACCGCCGATCGTGGTGCTGTCCACCGAGCCGCCCGAACACGTCAGGGCCCGGCTGCGCCGGATCGTGAACCGCGTCGAGGCCGTCGCCGTCGTGGTGATGCTGCCCGTGGCGATCGGCGCCTTCGGCACCTTCGAGCGCCTGCTGGACACGTTCTGA